A genome region from Arachis duranensis cultivar V14167 chromosome 8, aradu.V14167.gnm2.J7QH, whole genome shotgun sequence includes the following:
- the LOC107462071 gene encoding G-type lectin S-receptor-like serine/threonine-protein kinase At2g19130, producing MMNPCFCSFFFSYYYFFSLTPSLALAPLTAISATQSLSGDQTLLSKGGIFELGFFKPGNSSNYYIGMWYKKLSLQTIVWVANRDHPVSDKSTANFTISKGNLVLFDESQTQVWSTNITTSPASPSALVVSILLDNGNLILSNKPNASSSEEAIWQSFDHPTDTWLPGGKIKLDNKTKKPQYLTSWKNNEDPATGLFSLELDPKGSTSYLILWNKTEQYWTSGPWNGHIFSLVPEMRLNYIYNFSFISNENESYFTYTVYNSSIISRFVMDVSGQIKQLSWLDSIQQWNLFWSQPRTQCQVYAFCGAFGSCTENSMPYCNCLQGFEPKSKSDWDLQDQSGGCVRKTNLQCESSKSSNGEKDRFLPILNMASPKHSEEVGAGTKEECESTCLNNCSCTAYAYGSSQCSIWNGDLLNLQQLSSDDSSGQILYLKLAASEFHDAKSNKVPLIGGIVGGVVAIGILLGLVLFLVIRRRKRMVGKGKLVEGSLVAFGYRDLQNATKNFSEKLGGGGFGSVFKGYLGDSSVVAVKKLESISQGEKQFRTEVSTIGTVQHVNLVRLRGFCSEGSKKLLVYDYMPNGSLEFHLFQNKNSKIMDWKMRYQIALGTARGLTYLHDSCRDCIIHCDVKPENILLDAQFCPKVADFGLAKLVGREFSRVLTTMRGTRGYLAPEWISGVAITPKADVYSYGMMLFEFVSGKRNSEPCDDGKVKFFPTWAATLVTEGSNVLSLLDPRLEANADVEEVTRIIKVASWCVQDDESHRPTMAQVVQILEGILDVASPPIPRTLQVFLDNQEDIVFFTDSNSSNQSSQVKSTTTVSTTSSQPKSNISSASSKSLGGN from the coding sequence ATGATGAACCCATGCTTctgctccttcttcttctcctactaCTACTTCTTCTCATTGACTCCTTCCCTTGCCCTTGCACCACTCACCGCCATCTCCGCAACTCAATCTCTCTCCGGTGACCAGACCCTTCTCTCCAAAGGTGGAATCTTCGAACTAGGTTTCTTCAAGCCAGGTAACTCCTCTAACTACTACATAGGCATGTGGTACAAGAAGCTCTCTCTACAAACAATTGTTTGGGTTGCCAATAGAGACCACCCTGTATCTGATAAGAGCACTGCCAACTTCACTATTTCAAAGGGTAACTTAGTACTCTTTGATGAGTCTCAAACTCAAGTTTGGTCAACCAACATAACTACCTCTCCTGCTTCACCTTCTGCACTAGTAGTATCTATTCTTCTCGATAATGGGAACCTCATACTTAGTAATAAGCCTAATGCATCATCATCAGAAGAAGCCATTTGGCAGAGTTTTGATCACCCAACAGATACATGGCTTCCCGGAGGGAAAATCAAACTTGATAACAAAACAAAGAAGCCTCAGTATCTAACTTCATGGAAGAACAATGAAGATCCTGCAACTGGTCTCTTCTCTTTGGAATTGGACCCTAAAGGGAGCACTTCATACCTTATTCTTTGGAACAAGACTGAACAGTATTGGACGAGTGGCCCTTGGAATGGTCATATCTTCAGCTTGGTCCCTGAGATGAGGTTGAATTACATCTACAATTTCAGCTTCATTTCGAACGAAAACGAGAGCTATTTCACCTATACAGTCTATAATTCTTCCATTATATCGCGCTTCGTGATGGATGTTTCGGGCCAGATCAAGCAACTGTCATGGCTGGATAGCATTCAGCAATGGAATTTGTTTTGGTCTCAGCCGAGAACGCAGTGTCAAGTTTATGCTTTCTGTGGTGCCTTCGGGAGCTGCACCGAGAACTCAATGCCATACTGCAATTGCTTGCAAGGTTTTGAGCCAAAATCAAAGTCTGATTGGGATCTTCAGGATCAATCAGGAGGGTGTGTCAGGAAAACAAATTTGCAATGTGAGAGTTCAAAATCATCTAATGGTGAAAAGGACAGGTTTCTACCAATCCTAAACATGGCATCACCGAAACATTCAGAAGAAGTAGGGGCAGGAACTAAAGAGGAATGTGAATCAACATGCTTGAACAATTGTTCCTGCACTGCTTATGCATATGGAAGTAGCCAATGTTCAATTTGGAATGGAGATCTCTTGAATCTGCAGCAGCTATCTTCAGATGATAGCAGTGGACAAATCTTGTACCTCAAGCTTGCAGCTTCTGAGTTTCATGATGCTAAGAGCAACAAGGTGCCACTTATTGGTGGCATTGTGGGAGGTGTTGTTGCCATAGGGATTCTCCTCGGCCTTGTTCTGTTCTTGGTGATTCGGCGAAGGAAGAGAATGGTTGGGAAGGGAAAGCTAGTGGAGGGTTCACTGGTGGCATTTGGGTACAGAGACCTACAAAACGCAACCAAGAATTTCTCAGAGAAATTGGGAGGAGGGGGTTTCGGTTCTGTGTTCAAAGGCTATTTGGGTGATTCAAGTGTTGTGGCAGTGAAGAAGCTTGAGAGCATTAGCCAAGGAGAGAAGCAGTTTAGAACAGAAGTTAGTACTATTGGGACAGTTCAACATGTTAATCTTGTTCGGTTAAGAGGTTTCTGCTCCGAAGGCTCCAAAAAGTTATTGGTTTATGATTACATGCCAAATGGCTCCTTAGAATTCCATCTCTTTCAGAACAAGAACTCCAAGATCATGGACTGGAAAATGAGGTACCAAATCGCGCTTGGCACCGCCAGGGGATTGACTTATCTTCATGATAGTTGTAGAGACTGCATCATACACTGTGACGTCAAGCCTGAGAACATCCTTCTAGATgctcaattttgtcccaaagTCGCAGATTTCGGCCTTGCAAAGCTTGTTGGAAGAGAATTCAGCAGGGTCCTTACAACAATGAGAGGAACAAGAGGCTACCTTGCCCCTGAATGGATCTCTGGGGTGGCTATAACCCCCAAAGCAGATGTCTACAGCTACGGAATGATGCTTTTCGAGTTTGTATCCGGCAAGAGGAACTCTGAGCCTTGTGATGATGGCAAAGTGAAGTTCTTCCCTACATGGGCTGCTACTCTTGTAACTGAAGGCAGCAATGTCCTTAGCCTCTTGGACCCTAGGTTGGAGGCGAATGCGGATGTTGAAGAGGTCACTAGAATAATCAAAGTAGCTTCTTGGTGTGTCCAAGATGATGAATCTCATAGGCCAACCATGGCTCAGGTTGTTCAGATACTTGAAGGGATCTTGGATGTCGCTTCGCCTCCCATTCCAAGAACCCTTCAAGTGTTTCTGGACAACCAGGAGGACATAGTTTTCTTCACCGATTCCAACTCTTCCAACCAGAGCTCACAGGTGAAGAGCACCACCACTGTCTCAACAACATCATCTCAACCCAAAAGTAACATCTCTTCAGCAAGCTCCAAGTCCTTAGGAGGAAATTAA
- the LOC107461993 gene encoding uncharacterized protein LOC107461993 isoform X2, which yields MKKKGSKNKFFTCIRPVVDIDSMLEPKTTIVDRSSSRRFSCIPAVSEKHEEDWINVTQSNPPKRKLAKNKRAQHKNHFGSSKGCFPVYSSSSSSPSSSMDTKTKKALELYSPVSKSKDTSKHVNPNNRDHQLLESYKTFRCIIGVLLFLISLSITIIWGKFKGIVLTSIWLYFISLLITCFRRRTTKIMV from the exons ATGAAGAAGAAAGGCTCAAAGAACAAGTTCTTTACCTGTATCCGCCCCGTTGTTGACATTGATTCCATGCTAGAGCCTAAAACCACCATCGTCGATCGCTCCTCTAGTCGTCGTTTTTCGTGTATCCCCGCCGTTTCAGAGAAGCATGAAGAGGATTGGATTAATGTTACTCAGTCAAACCCTCCAAAACGAAAGCTTGCTAAG AACAAAAGGGCTCAACACAAAAATCATTTTGGATCATCAAAGGGATGCTTTCCGGTTTACTCATCATCAAGTTCATCACCAAGTAGCTCTATGGACACCAAAACGAAGAAGGCTCTTGAATTGTACTCCCCTGTATCAAAATCAAAGGACACATCCAAGCACGTTAATCCCAACAACAGAGATCATCAATTATTGGAGAGTTACAAAACGTTCCGGTGCATTATTGGGGTgttgttgtttctcataagCTTATCAATTACGATCATATGGGGCAAGTTCAAAGGCATAGTTTTGACATCAATATGGCTATACTTTATCTCTCTTTTGATAACATGCTTTAGAAGAAGGACCACTAAAATTatggtttag
- the LOC107461993 gene encoding uncharacterized protein LOC107461993 isoform X1, translating to MKKKGSKNKFFTCIRPVVDIDSMLEPKTTIVDRSSSRRFSCIPAVSEKHEEDWINVTQSNPPKRKLAKVIKAVLLFETLLNKRAQHKNHFGSSKGCFPVYSSSSSSPSSSMDTKTKKALELYSPVSKSKDTSKHVNPNNRDHQLLESYKTFRCIIGVLLFLISLSITIIWGKFKGIVLTSIWLYFISLLITCFRRRTTKIMV from the exons ATGAAGAAGAAAGGCTCAAAGAACAAGTTCTTTACCTGTATCCGCCCCGTTGTTGACATTGATTCCATGCTAGAGCCTAAAACCACCATCGTCGATCGCTCCTCTAGTCGTCGTTTTTCGTGTATCCCCGCCGTTTCAGAGAAGCATGAAGAGGATTGGATTAATGTTACTCAGTCAAACCCTCCAAAACGAAAGCTTGCTAAGGTGATTAAAGCTGTGCTGCTCTTTGAAACACTATTG AACAAAAGGGCTCAACACAAAAATCATTTTGGATCATCAAAGGGATGCTTTCCGGTTTACTCATCATCAAGTTCATCACCAAGTAGCTCTATGGACACCAAAACGAAGAAGGCTCTTGAATTGTACTCCCCTGTATCAAAATCAAAGGACACATCCAAGCACGTTAATCCCAACAACAGAGATCATCAATTATTGGAGAGTTACAAAACGTTCCGGTGCATTATTGGGGTgttgttgtttctcataagCTTATCAATTACGATCATATGGGGCAAGTTCAAAGGCATAGTTTTGACATCAATATGGCTATACTTTATCTCTCTTTTGATAACATGCTTTAGAAGAAGGACCACTAAAATTatggtttag